A part of Solicola gregarius genomic DNA contains:
- the pdxH gene encoding pyridoxamine 5'-phosphate oxidase yields MSSIDMSRIRNEYARSGLAESDAGDDPIALFDVWMAEAVAAGLHEPTAMALATASPDGKPSVRIVLLKGIDGDGVRFYTNYESRKGEELESNPYAALTMLWHQIERQVRIEGTVARTSPGDSDAYFASRPHGSQLGAVASPQSRAIADRGVLDEHYADAAAAYPDGVSRPAYWGGYLVRPESVEFWQGRESRMHDRIKFTRAPSGWHRERLAP; encoded by the coding sequence GTGAGCAGCATCGACATGTCGCGAATCCGTAACGAGTACGCACGCTCCGGTCTCGCCGAGTCAGACGCGGGCGACGACCCGATCGCCCTGTTCGACGTTTGGATGGCGGAGGCGGTCGCGGCGGGTCTACACGAGCCAACGGCGATGGCGCTCGCGACGGCCTCTCCGGACGGCAAGCCGTCGGTGCGGATCGTCCTGCTGAAGGGCATCGACGGCGACGGCGTGCGCTTCTACACCAACTACGAGTCGCGCAAGGGTGAGGAGCTGGAGAGCAACCCGTACGCCGCCCTCACCATGCTGTGGCACCAGATCGAGCGCCAGGTACGCATCGAGGGCACCGTCGCGCGTACGTCACCCGGAGACTCGGACGCGTACTTCGCCTCCCGGCCGCACGGTTCGCAGCTCGGTGCGGTCGCGTCACCGCAGTCGCGTGCGATCGCCGATCGCGGCGTTCTCGACGAGCACTATGCGGACGCCGCCGCGGCCTACCCCGACGGCGTGAGCCGGCCGGCGTACTGGGGCGGCTACCTGGTGCGGCCCGAGTCGGTCGAGTTCTGGCAGGGGCGCGAGAGCCGGATGCACGACCGGATCAAGTTCACACGGGCGCCGTCCGGCTGGCACCGCGAGCGTCTCGCGCCGTAA
- a CDS encoding HNH endonuclease signature motif containing protein, with the protein MIARQDGVCANPGCGLTHLEIHHVAWWGRDHGNTDLENLIGICSRCHHLVHQNRLTIRPDGHGPPTRT; encoded by the coding sequence GTGATCGCCCGCCAAGACGGTGTCTGTGCGAACCCCGGCTGCGGTCTCACCCACCTCGAGATCCACCACGTCGCCTGGTGGGGACGCGATCACGGCAACACCGACCTCGAAAATCTGATCGGGATTTGCTCCCGGTGCCATCACCTGGTGCACCAGAACAGGCTCACCATCCGCCCCGACGGACACGGTCCACCGACGCGGACCTGA
- a CDS encoding citrate synthase 2, with the protein MTVVHAGLEGVIAFESEIAEPDREGSALRYRGVDIEDIAGHVPFEKVWGLLVDGRYEPGLPPAQPFPIPVHSGDIRVDVQSAIAMIAPAWGLRQLYDIDADQARDDLARTAVMVLSYVAQAARGIGEPMVPEAEVDEASTITERFMMRWRGELNPAHVKAVDAYWASAAEHGMNASTFTARVVASTGADVAAALSAAVGAMSGPLHGGAPSRVLHMLDEVERTGDARAYVKAVLDNGERLMGFGHRVYRAEDPRARVLRRTARELAAPRYEVAEALEQAALAELRERRPDRVLETNVEFWAAIILDFAEIPPHMFTSMFTCARTAGWSAHILEQKRTGRLIRPSAAYVGPDARPADSVEGWNTAWA; encoded by the coding sequence ATGACTGTTGTCCACGCCGGACTCGAGGGCGTCATCGCGTTCGAATCCGAGATCGCCGAACCAGACCGGGAAGGCTCCGCGCTGCGCTACCGCGGTGTCGACATCGAAGACATCGCCGGCCACGTGCCGTTCGAGAAGGTGTGGGGGTTACTCGTCGACGGGCGGTACGAGCCGGGGCTCCCGCCCGCACAGCCGTTCCCGATCCCCGTGCACTCGGGCGACATCAGGGTCGACGTACAGAGCGCGATCGCGATGATCGCACCCGCGTGGGGCCTGCGCCAGCTGTACGACATCGACGCCGACCAGGCCCGCGACGACCTCGCGCGCACGGCGGTGATGGTGCTCTCGTACGTCGCACAGGCGGCCCGCGGGATCGGCGAGCCGATGGTGCCCGAGGCCGAGGTCGACGAGGCGTCCACCATCACCGAGCGGTTCATGATGCGCTGGCGCGGTGAGCTCAACCCCGCTCATGTGAAGGCCGTCGACGCGTACTGGGCGTCCGCCGCCGAGCACGGCATGAACGCGTCCACCTTCACGGCCCGCGTCGTCGCCTCGACGGGTGCCGATGTCGCCGCCGCTCTGTCCGCCGCGGTCGGAGCGATGTCAGGGCCGCTGCACGGCGGCGCGCCGTCACGGGTGCTGCACATGCTGGACGAGGTCGAACGCACCGGCGACGCACGCGCGTACGTGAAGGCGGTGCTCGACAACGGCGAACGCCTGATGGGGTTCGGGCACCGGGTCTACCGTGCCGAAGACCCTCGTGCGCGCGTGCTTCGTCGTACGGCCCGCGAGCTCGCCGCGCCGAGGTACGAGGTCGCCGAGGCACTCGAGCAGGCGGCCCTCGCCGAGCTGCGTGAGCGTCGGCCCGACCGCGTCCTCGAGACGAACGTCGAGTTCTGGGCGGCGATCATCCTCGACTTCGCGGAGATCCCGCCACACATGTTCACGTCGATGTTCACCTGCGCACGCACGGCCGGCTGGAGTGCGCACATCCTCGAGCAGAAGCGCACCGGTCGGCTCATCCGCCCGTCCGCCGCGTACGTCGGCCCGGACGCGCGTCCGGCCGACAGCGTCGAGGGCTGGAACACCGCCTGGGCGTAG
- a CDS encoding SigE family RNA polymerase sigma factor has translation MSTESCEPDCDSTRQIPFEEFVAARAGVLRRTAYLLTRDNHLAEDLVQTVLAKAWRKWKRIKGSPVPYVHKMLINEHLSWRRRRWNGERPTEFLPEGADRDPTDAVGPKFDLWEAVGRLPKRQRATLVLRYYEDLSEAQIAEVMGCSVGTVKSQTSKALTRLRRDPTLDGTYIVADTGDGGRSL, from the coding sequence GTGAGTACGGAATCGTGTGAGCCTGACTGCGATTCGACTCGTCAGATCCCGTTCGAGGAGTTCGTCGCGGCGCGGGCGGGCGTGCTCCGTCGCACCGCGTACCTTCTCACGCGCGACAATCACCTCGCCGAGGATCTCGTTCAGACGGTGCTGGCGAAGGCTTGGCGGAAATGGAAGCGCATCAAGGGTAGCCCGGTGCCCTACGTCCACAAGATGCTGATCAACGAGCACCTGAGCTGGAGACGACGTCGCTGGAACGGGGAACGTCCCACCGAGTTCCTTCCCGAAGGCGCAGACAGGGATCCGACGGACGCCGTGGGACCGAAGTTCGATCTCTGGGAAGCGGTCGGCCGGCTACCGAAACGACAACGCGCCACGCTCGTGCTCCGCTACTACGAGGACCTGAGCGAAGCCCAGATCGCCGAGGTTATGGGTTGCTCGGTTGGTACGGTAAAGAGCCAGACCAGTAAGGCCCTGACACGGCTTCGTCGTGATCCGACGTTGGACGGGACCTATATCGTCGCCGACACGGGAGATGGGGGACGATCGCTTTGA
- a CDS encoding MFS transporter has protein sequence MGVVARLGRVATDIRPLRRSPDFRRLWFGLTVAQLGQQMTGVTIAYQVYVLTHSSYSVGLVGLYGLVPLIAFGLYGGALVDAYDRRRVALVASAGLWICSGVLVMQAVLDWESVGLLYALVALQSACFAVNSPARSAIIPRLLPAELLPAANALSMASFNLGFTIGPLTAGVLIAWHGVEVTYAVDAVTFTAAMYALLRLPAVPPLNGPAKAPGLRSVVDGLRFLRTAPNLRMTFVLDLCAMVLAQPRALFPALALTVYGGNASTLGLLQASPAIGSLLAFLVSGWIGRVHRHGVAVVVAIVAYAMAVALAGFAAIGLPGLVVLGVVCFALSGSADMISSSYRSTILQSATPDALRGRLQGVFTVVVAGGPRLGDFVIGASAGLFGEPAAMAIGGCACIAAVLIVVATRRRFLAYDSRHPTP, from the coding sequence GTGGGGGTTGTCGCGCGGCTCGGTCGGGTCGCCACCGACATTCGGCCGCTGCGCCGGTCACCAGACTTCCGCAGACTCTGGTTCGGGCTCACCGTCGCGCAGCTCGGCCAGCAGATGACCGGCGTGACGATCGCGTACCAGGTGTACGTGCTCACGCACTCCTCGTACTCGGTCGGCCTGGTCGGCCTGTACGGGCTCGTGCCGCTCATCGCGTTCGGGCTGTACGGCGGGGCGCTCGTCGATGCGTACGACCGCAGGCGCGTCGCGCTGGTCGCGTCGGCGGGTCTGTGGATCTGCTCCGGCGTCCTTGTCATGCAGGCGGTGCTGGACTGGGAGTCGGTTGGGCTGCTCTACGCGTTGGTCGCGTTGCAGTCGGCGTGCTTCGCGGTCAACAGCCCGGCACGCTCCGCGATCATCCCGCGGCTGCTGCCGGCCGAGCTGCTGCCCGCGGCGAACGCGCTGTCGATGGCGTCGTTCAACCTCGGCTTCACCATCGGTCCGCTCACCGCGGGAGTTCTGATCGCCTGGCACGGCGTGGAGGTGACGTACGCGGTGGACGCCGTGACGTTCACCGCCGCGATGTACGCGCTGCTTCGACTGCCCGCGGTGCCACCCTTGAACGGCCCGGCCAAGGCGCCCGGACTGCGCTCGGTGGTCGACGGTCTGCGGTTCCTGCGTACGGCGCCGAACCTGCGCATGACGTTCGTACTCGACCTCTGCGCGATGGTGCTCGCCCAACCGCGGGCGCTGTTCCCCGCGCTCGCCCTGACCGTGTACGGCGGCAACGCGTCGACGCTCGGCCTGCTGCAGGCGTCACCCGCGATCGGTTCGCTGCTGGCGTTCCTGGTGTCGGGTTGGATCGGACGGGTACACCGACACGGCGTTGCCGTGGTCGTCGCGATCGTCGCGTACGCGATGGCCGTGGCGCTGGCCGGCTTCGCCGCGATCGGGCTGCCGGGACTCGTGGTGCTCGGGGTCGTGTGCTTCGCGCTGTCCGGATCTGCCGACATGATCAGCTCGTCGTACCGCTCGACGATACTGCAGTCGGCGACGCCGGATGCGTTGCGCGGGCGCTTGCAGGGTGTGTTCACCGTCGTCGTCGCCGGCGGACCGAGGTTGGGCGACTTCGTGATCGGGGCGAGCGCCGGCCTCTTCGGTGAGCCCGCGGCGATGGCGATCGGCGGCTGCGCGTGCATCGCCGCGGTGCTGATCGTGGTCGCGACGAGGCGGAGGTTCCTGGCGTACGACTCCCGCCATCCGACCCCGTGA
- the serC gene encoding phosphoserine transaminase, translating into MTSPDIALPTGLLPSDGRFGSGPSKVRVEAVEALSATGTALLGTSHRQAPVRDLVARVREGVRTLLGVPDEHTVVLGVGGATAFFDAATCCLVRTRSQHLVHGEFTSKFATAVAKAPFLDAPSVRESASTTHPAPQPEPGVDLYAWAHNETSTGVMAPVHRVAGADADALVVIDATSAAGALPVDIADTDVYFFAPQKVFASDGGLWIATMSPAAVDRAREIAASGRWVPAFLDVVTAIDNSAKNQTYNTPSLASLFLMAEQTDWMLDNGSLDWAVERVTRSSTTLYEWADASAYANPYVPNPVDRSLVVGTIDLDGVDAKQVSAVLRANGIVDIDGYRGLDRNQLRVAMYPAIEPEDVEALTHCVDYVVERLTA; encoded by the coding sequence ATGACATCACCGGACATCGCGCTGCCCACTGGCCTCCTGCCGTCCGACGGACGATTCGGATCGGGTCCGTCGAAGGTCCGTGTCGAGGCAGTCGAGGCACTGTCCGCGACCGGCACGGCGCTGTTGGGCACGTCACATCGACAGGCGCCGGTGCGCGACCTCGTCGCGCGCGTACGCGAGGGCGTACGAACCCTGCTCGGCGTACCCGACGAGCACACCGTCGTCCTCGGCGTCGGCGGTGCGACGGCATTCTTCGACGCCGCGACCTGCTGCCTGGTACGCACGCGCAGCCAGCATCTCGTGCACGGTGAGTTCACGTCGAAGTTCGCGACTGCCGTCGCCAAGGCGCCGTTCCTGGATGCGCCGAGCGTGCGCGAGAGCGCGTCGACCACCCACCCGGCGCCACAGCCCGAGCCGGGTGTCGATCTGTACGCCTGGGCACACAACGAGACGTCGACCGGCGTGATGGCACCGGTGCATCGGGTCGCCGGCGCGGACGCCGATGCGCTCGTGGTGATCGACGCGACCTCCGCGGCAGGTGCACTCCCCGTCGACATCGCCGACACCGACGTGTACTTCTTCGCACCACAGAAGGTGTTCGCATCCGATGGCGGACTCTGGATCGCGACCATGTCGCCGGCGGCGGTCGACCGCGCGCGCGAGATCGCGGCATCGGGCCGGTGGGTGCCCGCATTTCTCGACGTGGTGACCGCCATCGACAACTCGGCGAAGAACCAGACATACAACACGCCGTCGCTCGCATCGCTGTTCCTGATGGCCGAGCAGACCGACTGGATGCTCGACAACGGCAGCCTCGACTGGGCCGTCGAGCGTGTGACGAGGTCGTCGACGACGTTGTACGAGTGGGCCGATGCGAGTGCGTACGCGAACCCGTACGTCCCCAACCCGGTCGACAGGTCGCTCGTCGTCGGCACGATCGACCTCGACGGGGTCGATGCGAAGCAGGTCAGCGCCGTGCTGCGCGCGAACGGGATCGTCGACATCGACGGCTACCGCGGGCTCGACCGCAACCAGCTACGGGTCGCGATGTACCCGGCAATCGAGCCCGAGGATGTCGAGGCGCTGACGCACTGTGTCGACTACGTGGTCGAGCGCCTGACCGCCTGA
- a CDS encoding DedA family protein → MLGLQSVPVAMAAAYGFAFAESGLGLGMVLPGETAVVAIAATVDGPVATLLVFAAVSFGACSGDHVGYWLGRTQGDRIRRSRAVARVGTEHWDRAMDLLRRHGATAVFLTRMLPLVRTLTPAAAGSSGLAYARFLPASLSGSMLWAAVYVGGGNLAVTTARATYDRIGPATWWLVATAAIAATAWAVWRHRPTPIRYPVLLRAGAPRPHHSDLAAAPDLSLTGQLQP, encoded by the coding sequence ATGTTGGGCCTGCAGTCCGTGCCGGTGGCCATGGCGGCCGCGTACGGGTTCGCGTTCGCGGAGTCCGGCCTCGGTCTCGGGATGGTGCTGCCGGGGGAGACCGCGGTCGTGGCGATCGCCGCCACCGTCGACGGCCCGGTCGCGACCCTGCTCGTCTTCGCGGCCGTCAGCTTCGGTGCCTGCTCGGGCGACCATGTGGGCTACTGGCTCGGGCGTACGCAGGGTGACCGGATCCGGCGGTCGCGCGCCGTCGCGCGGGTGGGCACGGAGCACTGGGACCGCGCCATGGACCTGCTCCGCCGCCACGGCGCGACCGCGGTGTTCCTCACCCGGATGCTGCCGCTGGTACGCACGCTGACGCCGGCCGCGGCGGGCAGCTCCGGGCTTGCGTACGCGCGGTTCCTGCCCGCCTCGCTGTCCGGGTCGATGCTGTGGGCGGCGGTGTACGTGGGTGGCGGCAACCTCGCCGTCACGACCGCCCGCGCGACGTACGACCGGATCGGTCCGGCGACCTGGTGGCTGGTCGCAACCGCCGCCATCGCGGCGACGGCCTGGGCCGTGTGGCGGCACCGGCCCACGCCGATCCGGTACCCGGTCCTGCTGCGTGCCGGTGCGCCACGGCCACATCACTCCGACCTGGCCGCAGCGCCCGATCTGTCGCTGACCGGGCAGCTGCAGCCCTAG
- the metE gene encoding 5-methyltetrahydropteroyltriglutamate--homocysteine S-methyltransferase translates to MTTESPIGATVLGYPRIGRDRELKRALEAYWAGDEDATHLHAVAEATRIDALDTMTAGGLDSVPVNTFSWYDHILDTSVLVGATPERFAAVEPSGDLLAGFDAATYFAMARGVADVPPLEMTKWFDTNYHYLVPEISPDTVFALRADKPLQEYAEASARGVNARPVVVGPLTFLRLAKAADGAPAGFDPLDRLDDLVGVYAELLSVFAEAGVEWVQLDEPAAVLDLDPEELSRLQRAYERLGAIEGRPKLLVSTYFADPAGALPALAATPIDAIGIDIVRGTTVAGVAGVPGIADKTLVLGAVDGRNVWRTDLRRRLGELVPFLGAAGAIAVGTSCSLLHVPYDVERETGLPEGLRESLAFADQKIAEVVALQRALTHGADAVRATLDTSDRAAAGRASIPGVRDEAVRQRLALVDTEQRQRPARAERATAQAERFDLPALPTTTIGSFPQTAGVRAARAQLRAGTIGDDEYVKRMHAEIRRVIDLQERVGLDVLVHGEPERNDMVQYFAERLAGYAATTFGWVQSYGSRCVRPPILYGDVVRRDPITVGWTQYASACTTKPVKGMLTGPVTMLAWSFVRDDQPRSVTADQVALALRDEVADLEHAGVGIVQVDEPALRELLPLHVRDRKAYLSWAVDAFRLATSGVATSTQIHTHLCYSEFGDIVEAIDGLDADVTSIEAARSRMEVLGDLTARGFGGKVGPGVYDIHSPRVPEVAEVSALLTAALDSVPVDGLWVNPDCGLKTRTYPEVEAALTNLVAAARRARDAL, encoded by the coding sequence ATGACGACAGAATCCCCCATCGGCGCCACCGTCCTCGGCTATCCGCGCATCGGACGCGATCGAGAGCTCAAGCGGGCGCTCGAGGCGTACTGGGCGGGCGACGAGGACGCGACCCACCTGCACGCGGTCGCCGAGGCGACCCGCATCGACGCACTCGACACCATGACCGCCGGCGGCCTCGACTCCGTCCCGGTCAATACGTTCTCGTGGTACGACCACATCCTCGACACGAGCGTGCTGGTCGGCGCGACGCCCGAGCGCTTCGCCGCGGTCGAGCCGAGCGGCGACCTCCTGGCCGGGTTCGACGCCGCGACCTACTTCGCAATGGCGCGTGGCGTCGCGGACGTACCGCCGCTCGAGATGACGAAATGGTTCGACACGAACTACCACTACCTGGTGCCGGAGATCTCGCCGGACACCGTCTTCGCCCTGCGGGCGGACAAGCCGTTGCAGGAGTACGCCGAGGCGTCCGCTCGGGGCGTCAACGCTCGCCCGGTCGTGGTCGGACCGTTGACGTTCCTGCGGCTCGCGAAGGCCGCCGACGGCGCACCGGCCGGTTTCGACCCGCTCGACCGGCTCGACGACCTCGTCGGCGTCTACGCGGAGCTGCTCTCCGTCTTCGCCGAGGCGGGTGTCGAGTGGGTACAGCTCGACGAGCCCGCTGCCGTCCTCGACCTCGACCCGGAGGAGCTGAGCCGGCTGCAGCGGGCGTACGAGCGGCTCGGCGCGATCGAGGGTCGCCCGAAGCTACTGGTTTCGACGTACTTCGCCGATCCGGCAGGGGCGCTGCCGGCACTGGCGGCCACTCCGATCGACGCGATCGGGATCGACATCGTGCGTGGCACGACCGTCGCGGGTGTCGCCGGGGTGCCCGGCATCGCCGACAAGACTCTCGTGCTCGGCGCCGTCGACGGGCGCAACGTGTGGCGTACCGACCTGCGTCGGCGACTCGGTGAGCTGGTGCCGTTCCTCGGCGCCGCCGGGGCGATCGCGGTCGGCACGTCCTGCTCGTTGCTGCACGTGCCGTACGACGTCGAGCGCGAGACCGGGCTGCCCGAAGGCCTGCGCGAGTCACTTGCGTTCGCCGACCAGAAGATCGCCGAGGTCGTCGCCCTGCAACGTGCGTTGACGCACGGGGCAGATGCCGTACGCGCGACCCTCGACACTTCCGACCGGGCAGCGGCCGGCCGCGCAAGCATTCCGGGCGTACGCGACGAGGCGGTCCGGCAACGGCTCGCACTCGTCGACACCGAACAGCGCCAGCGCCCGGCGCGGGCCGAGCGCGCCACGGCGCAGGCGGAGCGGTTCGACCTTCCCGCGCTGCCGACGACGACGATCGGCTCCTTCCCGCAGACCGCAGGCGTACGCGCCGCGCGGGCGCAGCTGCGCGCGGGCACGATCGGCGACGACGAGTACGTCAAGCGGATGCACGCGGAGATCCGGCGCGTGATCGACCTGCAGGAGCGCGTCGGTCTCGACGTGCTCGTGCACGGCGAGCCCGAGCGAAACGACATGGTGCAGTACTTCGCGGAACGGCTCGCCGGGTATGCGGCCACGACGTTTGGCTGGGTGCAGTCGTACGGCTCGCGATGCGTACGACCGCCCATCCTGTACGGCGATGTGGTGCGCCGCGACCCGATCACCGTCGGCTGGACCCAGTACGCGAGCGCGTGCACGACGAAGCCGGTCAAGGGCATGCTCACGGGCCCGGTGACCATGCTGGCGTGGTCGTTCGTGCGTGACGACCAGCCGCGCTCGGTGACGGCCGACCAGGTCGCGCTCGCGTTGCGCGACGAGGTTGCCGACCTCGAGCATGCCGGCGTCGGCATCGTGCAGGTCGACGAGCCCGCGTTGCGCGAGCTGCTCCCGTTGCACGTCCGCGATCGGAAGGCGTACCTCTCGTGGGCGGTCGACGCGTTCCGGCTCGCGACGAGCGGAGTCGCGACGTCGACGCAGATCCACACGCATCTCTGCTACTCCGAGTTCGGCGACATCGTCGAGGCCATCGACGGGCTCGACGCCGACGTCACGAGCATCGAGGCGGCGCGCTCGCGGATGGAGGTGCTCGGCGACCTGACCGCACGCGGGTTCGGCGGCAAGGTCGGGCCGGGCGTGTACGACATCCACTCGCCGCGCGTACCCGAGGTCGCCGAAGTATCGGCGCTGCTCACCGCGGCGCTCGACTCGGTGCCCGTCGACGGGCTATGGGTCAATCCCGACTGCGGGCTGAAGACCCGCACGTACCCCGAGGTCGAGGCGGCGCTGACCAACCTGGTCGCTGCGGCGCGACGTGCCCGCGACGCTCTGTAG
- a CDS encoding LysE family translocator, protein MDMLTLLPSFAIAVALISASPGPAMVLIIRRASLRGFGSAAATILGLELGIYVWALLAAAGFAALVAASEVAYLALRVVGAGVLLFLGVRALGTAWRERRLDDARDLVDDSPDRSRGVLGAVAEGLMVQLANPKAAVFMVAFYPQFIPADRPLFATTAWLGLLQVAIELVLYLSLAAGVARVGAWFRRSTVRRRMEAISGVVLIGLGLRVAVSSR, encoded by the coding sequence ATGGACATGCTGACCCTGCTGCCGTCGTTCGCGATCGCCGTCGCACTCATCTCGGCGTCCCCCGGACCGGCGATGGTGCTGATCATCCGGCGCGCCTCGCTGCGGGGGTTCGGGAGTGCGGCTGCCACAATCCTCGGACTCGAGCTGGGGATCTACGTATGGGCGCTGCTGGCCGCCGCCGGGTTCGCGGCTCTGGTCGCGGCGTCGGAGGTCGCGTATCTCGCGTTGCGGGTGGTGGGTGCGGGTGTGCTGCTCTTCCTTGGCGTACGCGCGTTGGGTACCGCGTGGCGTGAACGCCGATTGGACGATGCGCGGGACCTCGTCGATGACTCACCGGACCGCTCGCGCGGCGTGCTCGGCGCCGTTGCCGAGGGTCTGATGGTGCAGCTGGCCAACCCGAAGGCCGCGGTGTTCATGGTCGCGTTCTACCCGCAGTTCATCCCGGCCGACCGACCGTTGTTCGCGACCACGGCGTGGCTGGGGCTGCTGCAGGTGGCGATCGAGCTGGTGCTCTATCTGTCGCTCGCCGCCGGGGTCGCGCGCGTGGGCGCCTGGTTCCGGCGCTCGACCGTACGCCGCCGGATGGAGGCGATCTCCGGCGTGGTGCTGATCGGGCTCGGCCTGCGGGTGGCGGTGTCGAGTCGCTGA
- a CDS encoding MFS transporter → MSPTFRSLAIRNYRIYAAGALISNVGTWMQRVAQDWLVLQLTDNSGTALGITTGLQLLPALLISPYAGLVADRFPKRTVLSVTQIAMALPAALLGVLAITGVAVPWHVYVLAFAFGIATAFDAPARQSFVVEMVGPDDLSNAVGLNSASFNSGRMIGPAVAGVMIAALGSGAAATGWVIVINALSYLAVLYSLRILDTRELRPSEPADRGKGAVRDGIRYVRSRPDLMLLLATVFFVGTFGMNFQMTSALMATEVFHKGAGEYGLLGSIMAIGSLGGALLAARRPRPRQRLVVGAAVAFAFVEIASGLMPTYLTFAVILPLLGLTALTMVTSANATIQLSVDPQMRGRVSALYLMIFLGGTPLGAPFIGWIGEAFGARWTLIAGGLITLVGTLVALALFTRHTGLVVRPKLGRRPTWVVASRAEIIQARVRERELRAAANDAASN, encoded by the coding sequence TTGAGTCCGACATTCCGCTCGCTGGCGATTCGCAACTACCGCATCTACGCGGCAGGCGCACTCATCTCCAACGTCGGCACGTGGATGCAGCGGGTCGCACAGGACTGGCTGGTCCTGCAGCTCACCGACAACAGCGGAACGGCGCTCGGCATCACGACCGGACTCCAGCTTCTGCCCGCGCTGCTGATCTCGCCGTACGCCGGCCTCGTCGCCGACCGCTTCCCGAAGCGCACCGTGCTGTCGGTGACCCAGATCGCGATGGCCCTTCCGGCTGCCCTGCTCGGCGTACTCGCGATCACCGGCGTCGCCGTGCCATGGCATGTGTACGTGCTCGCGTTCGCGTTCGGTATCGCGACCGCGTTCGACGCGCCGGCACGCCAGTCCTTCGTCGTCGAGATGGTCGGACCCGACGACCTGTCCAACGCCGTCGGTCTGAACTCCGCATCGTTCAACTCCGGTCGGATGATCGGCCCGGCCGTCGCCGGCGTGATGATCGCCGCGCTCGGTTCCGGGGCCGCAGCGACCGGGTGGGTGATCGTCATCAATGCGCTCAGCTACCTGGCGGTGCTGTACTCGCTGCGCATCCTCGACACCCGCGAACTGCGCCCATCGGAACCGGCCGACCGAGGCAAGGGCGCTGTACGCGACGGCATCCGATACGTCCGCTCGCGGCCCGACCTGATGCTGCTGCTCGCGACCGTGTTCTTCGTGGGCACGTTCGGGATGAACTTCCAGATGACCAGCGCGCTGATGGCCACCGAGGTGTTCCACAAGGGCGCGGGTGAGTACGGCTTGCTCGGCTCGATCATGGCGATCGGATCTCTCGGCGGCGCCTTGCTCGCGGCGCGTCGCCCGCGTCCGCGACAGCGGCTCGTGGTCGGTGCCGCGGTGGCGTTCGCGTTCGTTGAGATCGCGTCGGGCCTGATGCCGACGTACCTCACGTTCGCCGTCATCCTCCCGCTGCTCGGGCTGACGGCGCTGACGATGGTGACGTCGGCGAACGCCACGATCCAGCTGTCGGTCGACCCGCAGATGCGTGGACGCGTCTCCGCGCTGTACCTGATGATCTTCCTCGGGGGTACGCCGCTCGGGGCGCCGTTCATCGGCTGGATCGGCGAAGCGTTCGGCGCGCGCTGGACGCTCATCGCCGGCGGCCTGATCACGCTGGTCGGCACTCTTGTCGCGCTCGCGCTGTTCACCCGGCACACCGGTCTGGTCGTACGACCGAAGCTCGGGCGCCGGCCCACCTGGGTGGTCGCGTCCCGCGCCGAGATCATCCAGGCCCGCGTACGCGAGCGCGAACTCCGCGCTGCCGCCAACGACGCCGCCTCCAACTGA
- a CDS encoding thioredoxin family protein — MTTRNLTGDDFETTVESDGIVLVDFWAEWCGPCRQFGPVFEAASEKHDDITFTKVDTEAEPMLSGGLGISSIPTLMAFRDGICLYAQPGALPAPALEQLIDAVRDVDMDEVRAELASQSSS; from the coding sequence GTGACGACACGCAACCTGACCGGCGACGACTTCGAGACGACGGTCGAGTCCGACGGCATCGTCCTCGTCGACTTCTGGGCGGAGTGGTGCGGGCCATGCCGCCAGTTCGGCCCCGTATTCGAGGCCGCGTCGGAGAAGCACGACGACATCACCTTCACCAAGGTCGACACCGAGGCCGAGCCGATGCTGTCCGGCGGGCTGGGGATCAGCTCGATCCCGACCCTGATGGCGTTCCGCGACGGCATCTGCCTGTACGCGCAGCCGGGCGCGCTGCCGGCACCGGCCCTCGAGCAGCTGATCGACGCCGTGCGCGACGTCGACATGGACGAGGTACGCGCGGAGCTGGCGAGCCAGTCGTCCAGCTGA